The genomic region tactttgggtgtctgggtttgggtctagttataccatactaataggAAAGGTGAGATCAGTCAAAGGATATGCTGTTACCCAATTTTTTCGAGAGCAGAATTGGATTGGAGAATATACTACTATAACCAGTATTTATGGAAAGGCATAAGACTATGATATTGAATGtcgtactttgtgtaaagatttGACTAAAGCGTCTACAAGGGTTCACCGACTTCTTGGAATCAAACAAAGTTTAAGAAAATCTGATAATGTATCTGTAGAAGACATTCTAGAAACGGAAGAAATTAACAATAAAGGAGAATCGAAGAATTGACTCTCATTGAAGAATTTTCAACTGTTTTAAACACCAGTCTACAATGAATATTAACACATACGCAGTGATTCGAGTTTTTTGACAGTGACAAGTTAttccttgaattaaaaaaaaactgagcAAATTGACACGCAAAATATTAAATGTTGATTTAAGAGGTTTTACGAAACCtgcggaaaacgcgttccaagattgcggctttaattttgaatattttgtcgatatatttggcacacatattcataatatagtaaagaatggcggtacagagcccaatttgagaaatatgttagtatgtggaaattactctataattaaataatatattgaaaaacgagcctgtaccgccattaagaagaacaaaaaaatacactttcttcaaaaaaacttttttatcccatgcctagattttgtgtcacattggaattactaaaaatcgattatctataacaagaaatcgaacttgactgacttggcaacatttagtGCGCCtatgaatataataattattgtttttactaTGTCACTGTCAATGTCGTACTGCCGACGCaatgttgaaagttcgcagaactttcgaaaaacaaaaatattgatgacgcgctactgttgcctcttaaggCATCGATTGTTGGAGCCCTAACCAACAAATCCCTAGCAAAAAGGTGACAACATTCATCAATGTTCTCAAGAAATTGTAGCTACTATTATATTCTCCTCGTTAGTGGAAGTAGCCAACAAAGTCATTTTCAGGATATGCCTGACCGCCATAAGACAAATAATACTTCAAATGTAGTTTATGCGGAGGCTGTACAAAGGATGACATGTGCCAGCGGAAACTCTTAACTGCCTGAATCTGGAAGGCTACACGCTCTTAGAACTCACTCTGGCCAGTAAAACAGCAATTCAATATGGTGgaattattgaaaatataatttAGAGGCATCGTTCACAAATTGAAAAATCTATTATGTAACCAGTCACTCAACCTTAATTTATGCTTATATATGTTTCGTCCACTGCTATGTTTACTCAGATTATTTATAGGCTACAACCTCGGCACTCGTAAGTAAATACTTTAAAACGCTTAGAAGCTTTTTAAATTTAGTAGAGTTAAATTGtaacttaaacaaaaaagaaaaagacTTATATTTTGGTCATGTTATAAGAAGCAGTAAAGCAAAGCTTCCGAAGTTATTATCTCAGGGAAAATAGAAGGCAAGAGAGGACTGGGAAGATACaaatattcgtggttgaaaaacataaGGTATTGTACTGGTTTGGAGTAGGTACTCACATTCACTGTTCTGAGCTGCATAAGATAGAAATTACGCGAAAAAGTGTCATCTGACATGAAAAGTAAGATACAGAAGTCATTTTATCTTACTTTGTATACTGCCCTCATTATAATCATTGCAAAATAAACCCTTTCGTGCTTAGATGTGGCTTACAAGGCTCggatttattctcattagttttgaaTCAAGTAgcaaaactacagggtaacataccctggtgcttaatgtatgctgatcaTGTAGTGTTGGTAGAAAATAGTGAAACTGACTTagaactggaacagtggagacaagctttTGACGAAAAAAGTTTAccacttagtaggacaaaaacaaagtatttggaatgttcatttaatgGGGGTTACTTACTACCaacaaaatgatattttggatggtgaaatgattgtgaaaagtaataattttaagtacctaggattgGTATTACAGACTAATGAGGAAATACATGGAGAtgtatgcagtagaattagggttggatggatgaagtgtaaggaagtgagtggtgtgttgtgggatagaaaaattctataaaacagccataagattGGCTAGGATGTATGGAACCGAATGTTGGGCAGTTAATACAAAAGATGAACAATAAATGTATTTaacggaaatgagaatgcttagggctcagatggatgagtggagtgacaaaaaaggatataATTAGAAATGAGTTTATTACAGAAAGTCTAGGAGTAGCACCagttgatgccaaaatgagagagcataggttcagatgatttggtcatgttcaatgACGAGAGACTTTAATCACTTCATGCAAAGAATTGCTTAAACTATGGGCTCCTGGAAGGAGTACGAGAGGAACACCAAAGAAAACCTGACTGATATTGATAGGTGAGACTAAGGTATTGAGACTAATATTGACCCAGCATAGGGATAAAGGCAAAGGAAGAATGATGACGATGGAATAAAATATGTAGTAAGAAATGaaaaattcataaaataaaaaGGGTGATAAACGCTTTTATCAGTAGGGTTATGTTTTGAGTACATTCCTATTTGCATTATAAAATTATTTGGATAAACATCacataaaataatgaaatttaGCAAAACATGGCTTCTGCCCACACAGCCCAACTGCTTCTTCTAGATTGTAGAAGATGCTCCCTGGTGGTCAGTATGCTCACCGGCCACTGTAGACTCCGACGGCACCTTCATCTGCTTGGACTGGCACTCACAGTGCCTCCGGTGCCATCTATGTAATGAGGAGGAGGAAACCTCCTCACATGTCCTCTGGGAGTGCCCGGCATTGGCCTATTGGAGGTGGCAGATCCTGTGATCGGCATCTATGCAGCCGAGCCGGGTGAGGGAGTTGGCTTTTAAGAGACTTGTGGCTTTCTTTGAGGCCATAAGGTTTCTGGGGGACTAGCATGGGAGCCCGGTGCAGCCTGGGCCCCAGAAACGGTGAAGACCAGGTTCTTATGGACCTGGTCCGTAAGATAGGAGTGGTACAATGGACCCTCCATAGGAGGTCTAAGTGTCTGAAGGGCTCACAAGTGGGCCCTGCCCCGATGTACCGTAACCATAACAAAACATggcttaatatttattttttaacatatataAATAGTAGTTGTGAATGCTGTACATTAATTTGTATgatattttaaatagttttaattatattaaaatatccTAAATATTAGACACACATCGCTGCTTCACAAGAACGTAGGTGTAAGTCAAAAAAGACGATTTTAGAGGAaaggcattttaaaattttatagataTGATTATGGGCATAACTCCGACTTCGAATAAGTTGTTACTTTAAAGAAATTGCCTAAACAATTTTGTTAGAAATATGTCTCAATACAAACTGTGAGAACTAGATAAATTTATAAAGTTTTAAAATGGttaaattttatcattttattaCCCCTACTAGAGTTGAGTCTTTTTTCCTAAGATGCATTTACTTCAACTTTGTTAAAACGCTGACCTAACTACAAAAAGGGTCCTTATTTTAGAGAGAATTTTCACAAAAACTAATCTTAAGTAGGTCGTCCTTGACAAGAAGTGAACACACAAATTGCTTCACATTCTGTGGCGTCACTAACTTGGACCTGTATTCATACAAAAATGTTAAGTATTTAACTACTTTCGCGCCAAACAAATATAGATATTTGGTGCCATCTTTTAGCGATTATTATTATTAACGTCATAGGTCTTTATTCACGCGatatatacttttatttttagTAGATCTTCAGTAATAAGTCAATTTCGTCAAATTTTGACTTAAGCCTATGTTCTTGCGAAGCAGAAATATACAATTTATTAGAAAAATCACTCACCCATTACTCCAAGCTGTTGTGGTGTTAAATTTGAAGTATTCAAGCCTTCAGGAATTGGTAAACCATTACTAACTACACTCCCAGAAGCTATTGAAGCTTTTCCACTAGCTACAATCGAGCCGTGTCGGTTGAGTCTGTCTCCAGTTACACTATACGTCCCACTACGTCTTCCACTGCTTGCCACACTTCCCATATCTAAATAAAATGCAGGAAAATGAATaccttgttttatttaaaattatgatGAGGAATATTTATACAAAAAGAAAATCAAATATATCTAAATTATTTGTATTAGTTACTTGATCATCTTACAAACACCTCAATGATCTAGATATAAAAACTAACCTGGAAAGGGACTTCTCATTCCTGGTATCCTGGAAAGTTTACCATTGAAAATATTTCTGGGTAGTTTTGAGGGATCCACGACATTCTTTTTACGACGTAAAAGTCTTGCAAGAACACCGATAAAAACAACACCAGTCGAAATCGAAACAATTATGAcctaaaaagtgaaaaaaaaaacattatacAAAGTTAAAGTACTTATCAGACTTACCTTCTGCGTTAATGTAAGTTGTACATTTCGAGGTAACATTTGTTTAACAGCACTTAAATATTGTTTAGCGCTTCCCGAATTTAATAAAATCGACATACTATCAACTATAAAtataatttgttaaataaagaGGTTATGTCACAGTCTTTAGttctaaaatatttaaatattaaccgaacaaatcatttaaaattcacattaaGTAGCAAATAAGTCTTTTATTtcgaaattattttcaaataatatttacTTAAATATAAAACCAGATTTTAAAATGTACGACACATTTGAACTATTATGACAACACACATTAACTACTATGGCGGAAAATTACGGTTCAGTAGAACTACCAATGTTATTCATACTGGGAGAGATTAaagccaagcgtccacagacccgcatcgtacgcaacggattttagtttgacaatcgataatgcgatccgtacgatgcggatcagtggacgcggtataagtttctgtacaaggcaaactaaaatccgttgcgtacgatgcgggtctgtggacgcttgccttaaatgtccagcaaacgacggcaatgttgccagattccttttagcgggaattttaaaattttatagcagtttggttttaaatttgacagttctgttttctcaagtcaaaaatcttaaccttacttttacaagtgattaggattattattattattttatttacatgtaaattgaaacaataaatattgagcTGTGTCATAATTTCAAACTCATTATGTTACAGTCttttccagttgataaaattgcaattcaaaaacttttaggtaggtacgtgtaacttccacattattatttattttttaagtattaaggttgatgttgatatcaaaaatttagatttcaaagatagttttatgtaggtagatactaatagagtaatactagataatagattaaatacaaagtaagctgtaagtagtatacgctgtgagctcgtacgtagagggtaGAGCTGTGTAGTTCGCGAACGAACTAGTTCAAAAGATCGACTCTCATAACTGAACTAAAAGATTCAATCACAAATATTAAAAAGATCAAATCATATTGAACTAAACGTAACTACAACACACCAACGAAACGGACAGAGCGAGAGAGGCAACGATGTCGATATTTTCAATTGTCGATCTCGATCTTTCAACTTTCAAGGATTTCAATCTATCTCGCCAACAGCAAACGTTTGTCGAGGTCGAGGTCGATCGAAGCcgataaatatttaaagaaagagCGTCACAATTTAACCCCACGAGGAAGAGTGAGATGCAGATTCGGTTTACTGAGTTTGATTATCTGATTTGATTTGATGGATGTAGTTTCGAGTTTCGACCTACTGGCACTGGCGAAATAGAAGTAAAGGACAGTAAAGGTTGAGCTCACAGACCATatatacttatagacgtttcacgaccatgttaatctttcggatcgaattaacgccatctcttgattggaatgggaactaaattgacaaattttagttacgtgggaatttcaacttataaattttgcgggatttttgatgaaatttcgcaggaaattaaaacaacagaaagacaattcaatgttttattcaatattttactgaaaacttcaaatattccaattggttttcaaaatgctaaacactactgccatgtgtcacgtgaaagcactgatgtgtaatattgagttgaatgaaaatttttgaaaaaatcttgtaggatgattttttagataaatattaccttataatcttttataaacttccaaaaatatataagccagaaatgttgatgacacacttgtctattggaataaactgtttcaggatctattatattgtttttttaaatgtggagaaacacaacacgggatgatcaattgtaaactaaaaattctactcataaaaacggatgGTTAATAGAATTGATTAatattgtgattaaatctaattaaaaacgtaacaccactattggctccgtgcgtctcccctctattcacagtcacgtgacacgctgtcagattttgtaaggacgttttaacattgagtcttatgggattattttgttaaacttgaatattttattttatagtgaTAATAACTGAATACCATTGTTAGAATtcataaagtccactttacatcaacaataaattggacaagaaattgaccaagttattcaaggccaaatttgacgtgtaaaagcacactttgacatctaagtttgttcgttataaacttcacgtgaagaaattgacgaaaaagaaaattgttctattttttcatttatttggcgtgaattcagtgtcaccaacctgtgtccatttggcgggaagtggaagtagagctgtagagctttttgtttattattatttgttgaggttgagtctttcatgttcatgacaacctaaaaattttgattggaaaatgcatataagataagggggtgggaaaatggaaattagtggcttttttgcagttctgtctgttagttttgctctggctgggtctcttttgtttaaacaattatgtaagtattataaaaacgttttcaattttctgtattctctaggaaacgaattatttatgcatattattacctgtaaatagtagtacctatttcctatttcttttgatttttaattgtaaagaatagaaaaattaccattcattttaattttttagaatcagctgaaagtggtctacaaaaaaaccaggaaggaaacgtattatagccttgttgtggctatgaaaggcaaaagaaagatacctataaaaagtgtattgactagttggaagaaactccacattgtcgatgcataataagatattactttataaacaaatatcaagacctaggaatggaacctggataatatagtcatcaagaagatagcaggaggtcatgagcaacaacaacttcataagtatgagaatattgaggaaatccagctcctcgatatctactactggacaaactagaagattgaagaggacaaagccttttgaactagtttgagtgataggtgatagtgaaaagcagagcgtagtgcttgtgtgcctgtgtatgttagaatagtgcacgatcttgttagattagataagagacgctatagggtaagctcttcattttaaggaacagtagtaatttaggttaaattaaaattgctcattggtcagttatgaccagattgtaattctctgatgtttggcaaaaagggctgaagtcagaattgcacatcaataatgttttgatgatttctggaccataaaaaaagtgttgcagacttaaactgtatgtaccaataaaaagagccgatttttctggtccagaaatcatcaaaacattatcgatgtgcaattctgacttaagccctttttcccaaacatcagagaattgcaatgtacaattcaatacaaatgaatcatcatcgtagtgatgattatggaaaaatatatatatatatagaaatatatatattttgtgcaataaaaatgtttatatttatcaaggatgtattatttggtatggccacatatacttctggtatatcgtcggtgatgtgacaatacctcctatctgctttttcatgaattttgtaggagacgaaaaaccatttttagggtcatctgttttcacatgtaaattttgacatgttttgtagtaaatagataactgaatttactacaaaacatgtcaaaaaatatcatatgaaaacaggaggtgactgtaaaaaaagtttttagtctctcttacaaaatgttaatagagagacagataatcgaggttccactgtatagtgaaatttggacacccgacaccccatacaaattttatgggggttttgttcgtttaaacccccccccccaaacttttgtgtaagttacaattgaattattattgtggtactattaaacacaatgtttttaaaacttttttgcctcttagtacttttttgaagtcagtttttatcgtgatattttgaatatttgtcaaatccaccacatatttgtatatggttaagtacgattgtagagactaataatatgaaaatttatttatgatttacatttttaggtatattttgaaccattttaaaaagaagccatatcttgataaaaagagctttatcgaaaaaatagaaagaggtaaaaaagttttaaaaacacagtgtttaactaatggtaccacagaaataatttaattggaacgtacccaaaagtttgggggggttaaagggaacaaaacccccataaaatttttatggggtgcacaaatttcactataattttcctttaagatgttactgcaataatattgcttcatgtccattttcaataaaaaatctttaatagttttcgatatattcgaaaaaatcgaattttcattttgtatcttcaaagggctgtaactttttttgtgtgcatatttgtactaaggtaagttaggttcattcaaattatttttggtcccagaatatgtgatttaatttacgaccaatcttttcgggacaccctgtataataaatgggattagctggcttaaaaattcataatctacgttctgtagaaaatatacagtttttggtttctttttaactagatcttaatatctaaccaagcattttaagacctttttattattttttcgatgatatattcatgtttttagtttgttcaaaatattctagatgattgtacactataatagatagccaactaaataaacacaaaaattttatttttgttacagcctgtatataagtttacctatatatacagtgcattacgcaccaccttaaaaattgggcatttttgatgtctcgaatttcctaaacctgttgtcccatctaagtgatttttttataataatatagcctgaggctataggttactgccttatgcttgtcatgcacggggagctatactgtaatatatattatatcacgtcgctctctatagtaatgagtgagcctgcacatacggaaccattagttccctgtctgcaggctcactcattactatagagagcgatatgatataatatacatatattacagtatagctaccagtgcatgacaagcttaaggatgtaacctatagcctaggctatattataaaaaaatcactcagatgagacaacaggtttagaaaattcgagacatcaaaaatgccctatttttaaggtggtgcgttaatttcttggagaagtgtattgtaatttaatgtaaataatgtaatatccaataattgtaatttaatataagatgtaatataagttccttaaaaatatattttttatttcccaccatacattctccacaggtctaaatatcgatgctagacgtccaccggaggtcctctcaggacgttagatggacgttcggcagcaagacattggaccaaactgggacatcctatgaaggtccaattgacattcactgaacgtcccctcggacgttaggtggacgtccattggacgtttggcaacgtggcatttggaccaaaataggacatcctgttaaggtccaatttacgtcccctaggacgtccgattaaggtccaatgtacgtcccttcggaccttaagtggacgtccaacagacattcggtagcgcgacatttggaccaaaataggacgttccttggacgaaaacggacctccctaaagtctgtgaaggacatccttgtgctattagggatgtaggtatatagtatctttattctattatattctactctatttcaaacctattctatataagtatctacacattacacctattatcatcatcatcattctctttgccttatccctatgcagtgtcggcttccctaattgcatttctccacacaattctatcttgagtcatatcaatgttaatcccctttaccaacatgtcctgccttatcgtcttctttggtcttcctctcctactccttccaggaatctgcacttcagctattcttcgtattgggtgattaatgtctcgatgttgaacatgaccaaaccatcttaacctatgctctctcattttggcatcaattggtgccacacctagacttcccctaatatactcatatctaattttatccttctttgtcactccactcatccatctaagcattctcatttccaccacatgcattcgttgttccgctttctttttcactgcccaacattcagttccgcgcatcatagccggtcttgtggctgttttatagaattttcccttcagcttcattggaatttttctgtcacaacacaccactcgcttctttccacttcatccatccagccctaattctactgcatgcatctccatctatttctccattactctgtaataccgatcctaggtacttaaaactattgcttttcacaatcatttc from Diabrotica virgifera virgifera chromosome 3, PGI_DIABVI_V3a harbors:
- the LOC114341650 gene encoding uncharacterized protein LOC114341650 produces the protein MSILLNSGSAKQYLSAVKQMLPRNVQLTLTQKVIIVSISTGVVFIGVLARLLRRKKNVVDPSKLPRNIFNGKLSRIPGMRSPFPDMGSVASSGRRSGTYSVTGDRLNRHGSIVASGKASIASGSVVSNGLPIPEGLNTSNLTPQQLGVMGE